Proteins encoded within one genomic window of Acidimicrobiales bacterium:
- a CDS encoding adenosine kinase, with the protein MSDEVVCLGSAIVDVLVRVDDDFITTAGLDKGAMRLVEADEAKRLYAALTDAVEQSGGGAANTAAIIAKLGGGVTFIGRVADDALGAAFTHDIRRVGVTFDPRPAPALPSTAHCTILVSPDGERTMNTYLGACSEMSPHDVDTATVAAAELLYCEGFLWDAPSCRDAALAAIDAAKASGTRVALALNDQYCVDRHRAEFLELLAGPVDLVFGNETEVRAVFETDDLEDAGRRLGELCPLVATTRSEKGSVLYVKGERVAVPGVPVDQVVDTTGAGDAYAGGFLYGLTHGYEPEQCAALGSACASETIRHIGARPAADLTTLL; encoded by the coding sequence GTGAGCGACGAAGTCGTTTGTCTGGGCAGTGCCATCGTCGACGTGCTGGTGCGCGTCGACGACGACTTCATCACTACCGCCGGGCTCGACAAGGGTGCGATGCGCCTCGTCGAAGCCGATGAGGCGAAGCGGCTCTACGCGGCGCTGACCGACGCGGTCGAGCAGTCCGGTGGCGGCGCGGCCAACACCGCCGCGATCATCGCCAAGCTCGGCGGCGGGGTGACCTTCATCGGCCGCGTCGCCGACGACGCCCTCGGCGCGGCCTTCACCCACGACATCCGCCGCGTCGGCGTGACCTTCGACCCGCGGCCCGCCCCGGCGCTGCCGTCGACGGCGCACTGCACGATCCTCGTCTCGCCCGACGGTGAGCGAACGATGAACACCTATCTCGGAGCGTGCAGCGAGATGAGCCCCCACGACGTCGACACCGCCACCGTCGCGGCCGCCGAACTGCTCTATTGCGAAGGCTTCCTGTGGGACGCGCCGTCGTGTCGTGACGCGGCGCTTGCGGCCATCGACGCGGCCAAGGCCAGCGGCACGCGCGTCGCCCTCGCCCTCAACGATCAGTACTGCGTCGACCGTCACCGCGCCGAGTTCCTCGAGTTGCTCGCCGGGCCCGTCGACCTCGTGTTCGGCAACGAGACCGAAGTACGCGCCGTGTTCGAGACCGACGACCTCGAAGACGCCGGCCGCCGTCTCGGTGAGCTGTGCCCGCTGGTCGCCACCACCCGCAGCGAGAAGGGCTCGGTCCTGTACGTGAAGGGCGAGCGGGTCGCGGTGCCCGGCGTGCCCGTCGACCAAGTCGTCGACACCACCGGCGCCGGCGATGCCTACGCCGGCGGGTTCCTCTACGGCCTCACCCACGGGTACGAACCGGAGCAGTGCGCCGCCCTCGGCTCCGCGTGCGCGTCCGAGACGATCCGCCACATCGGCGCCCGCCCCGCCGCGGACCTCACCACGCTTCTGTGA
- a CDS encoding GNAT family N-acetyltransferase — protein MSVVELLPVEWSDEQVADLNAFENALSADLDPEIPARPAGVTRAHRDLRADPWHVFVARDATGAVIGSAWCDVPRAHDTNVVFSLIGVRADARRRGVGRALLRAVVDLAQRNDRTTLILGCDHLNPAAEAFAASLGAKLAFTGHVNRLTIADVDVAEMQRWVAASHPDYGLEWVPDGPYPEDWLADMAHLRGVLVNDAPMGDLPSEPRTISFDELRADNERGVAYGNDRWTVIARHVASGEAVGYTEVFMSARDPVHVFQGATAVDAKHRGHALGRQLKGAMFLRVRAELPDAEYIRTFNADSNGPMLAVNRAMGFVPYIAGVRWTLDVKELT, from the coding sequence GTGTCCGTCGTCGAGTTGTTGCCGGTGGAGTGGAGTGACGAACAGGTCGCCGATCTCAACGCCTTCGAGAACGCACTCAGCGCGGACCTCGATCCGGAAATCCCGGCGCGACCGGCCGGCGTCACGCGGGCCCACCGCGACCTGCGCGCGGACCCATGGCACGTGTTCGTGGCCCGCGACGCGACCGGCGCCGTCATCGGTTCGGCGTGGTGCGACGTCCCGCGAGCGCACGACACCAACGTCGTGTTCAGCCTTATCGGCGTGCGGGCCGACGCCCGCCGACGCGGCGTCGGCCGCGCCCTCCTGCGCGCCGTCGTCGACTTGGCGCAGCGCAACGACCGCACGACGCTCATCCTCGGCTGCGATCACCTCAACCCGGCGGCCGAGGCGTTCGCGGCGTCGCTGGGCGCCAAGCTGGCGTTCACCGGCCACGTCAACCGCCTCACCATCGCCGACGTCGATGTCGCCGAGATGCAGCGCTGGGTCGCCGCGTCACATCCGGACTACGGGCTCGAGTGGGTGCCCGACGGCCCTTATCCCGAGGACTGGTTGGCGGACATGGCGCATCTGCGCGGCGTGCTCGTCAACGATGCCCCGATGGGTGACCTGCCATCCGAGCCGCGCACGATCTCGTTCGACGAATTGCGCGCCGACAACGAACGCGGCGTCGCGTACGGCAACGACCGCTGGACCGTGATCGCGCGCCACGTGGCCTCCGGCGAAGCGGTTGGGTATACGGAGGTCTTCATGAGTGCGCGCGATCCGGTGCACGTCTTCCAAGGCGCTACCGCCGTCGACGCCAAGCACCGAGGTCACGCGCTCGGTAGGCAACTCAAGGGCGCGATGTTCCTGCGCGTCCGCGCCGAGTTGCCCGACGCCGAGTACATCCGCACGTTCAACGCCGACTCCAATGGGCCGATGTTGGCGGTCAACCGCGCTATGGGCTTCGTCCCCTACATCGCCGGCGTCCGCTGGACCCTCGACGTGAAGGAGCTCACGTGA
- a CDS encoding M1 family metallopeptidase yields the protein MPEQPPYRLPRTVLPKRYDVTLRPDLKAFTFTGRSAVTVTAHAPIRSITLNAIELDISRARLEEADGSSHDATVSYDEAEQQATFAFDREIAAGDYTLVTEFTGTLNDKLHGFYRSTFTDADGNDQVIATTQFEATDARRAFPCWDEPDIKATFGITLEVPPGQTALSNGHVVADDPIEGGWHRLRFADTMTMSTYLVAFIVGPLTFTEEVDVDGVPLRVACVPGKEHLGEFALDIGAHSLRFFADFFGIPYPSFKLDLVALPDFAFGAMENLGCVTFRETALLVDPETASTQEMMRVADVVAHEIAHMWFGDLVTMKWWNGIWLNEAFATFMEMMCADAFRPQWKRWGEFATERAASMKVDGLGSTRPVEIEVRRPEEADAMFDVLTYQKGSAVVRMLEQYLGADTFREGLRLYMRKHAYKNTETTDLWDALEEASGQPARSIMDTWIYQGGYPLVSASITGSSLELSQRRFRYDGAADDTVWEIPVVVRSGAGEQRVVLGKDPLTLTVAGDGPTVVNAGGWGFFRVAYDASLTASNARELGAFNELERYNLVSDAWAATLAGQADVESMLDLLPHYRDETEPATWTLLAEICNVLRRVHDSDGLRTYVLELASPAADRLGWTRTSTEPDTDGLVRGTVLELLGTVARDPGVVAEARRRVDAGELTGDTRRAALQTYARSADEANFQTLLDGMRSAQTPQDEQQYRSALAAVGHEALARRTCDLCTSEIRSQDVALVLAYLMQGPQQAVVWDWIEAHWGDVQQRLPSNLHARALSGITAVTDAALAARIRPFLEANMPAVGAKTVTQYLDLMDVTVAFAGRARHSLVARFGA from the coding sequence GTGCCCGAACAACCCCCGTACCGTCTGCCCCGCACCGTCTTGCCCAAGCGCTACGACGTCACCCTCCGCCCCGACCTCAAGGCGTTCACGTTCACCGGCCGTTCAGCGGTCACGGTGACCGCGCACGCCCCGATTCGGTCGATCACGCTCAACGCCATCGAACTCGACATCAGTCGGGCACGACTGGAAGAAGCGGACGGCTCGTCCCACGACGCCACCGTTTCCTATGACGAGGCGGAGCAACAGGCGACGTTCGCGTTCGACCGCGAGATCGCCGCGGGCGACTACACGCTGGTTACCGAGTTCACCGGCACGCTCAACGACAAACTGCACGGCTTCTACCGCTCGACGTTCACCGACGCCGACGGCAACGACCAGGTCATCGCCACGACGCAGTTCGAGGCAACCGATGCGCGGCGCGCCTTTCCGTGCTGGGACGAGCCCGACATCAAGGCGACCTTTGGCATCACGCTCGAAGTGCCACCGGGCCAGACCGCGCTGAGCAACGGCCACGTCGTCGCCGACGACCCGATCGAGGGCGGATGGCACCGCCTGCGGTTTGCCGACACGATGACGATGTCGACGTACCTCGTCGCCTTCATCGTCGGCCCCTTGACCTTCACCGAGGAGGTCGACGTCGACGGCGTGCCGCTGCGCGTCGCGTGCGTCCCGGGCAAGGAACACCTCGGCGAGTTCGCCCTCGACATCGGCGCCCACTCGCTGCGCTTCTTCGCCGACTTCTTCGGCATCCCGTACCCGTCGTTCAAGCTCGACCTCGTCGCCCTGCCGGACTTCGCCTTCGGAGCCATGGAGAACCTGGGCTGCGTCACGTTCCGCGAGACGGCGCTGCTCGTCGACCCCGAGACGGCATCGACCCAGGAGATGATGCGCGTCGCCGACGTCGTCGCCCACGAGATCGCCCACATGTGGTTCGGCGACCTCGTGACCATGAAATGGTGGAACGGGATCTGGCTCAACGAGGCGTTCGCCACCTTCATGGAGATGATGTGCGCTGACGCGTTCCGGCCGCAGTGGAAGCGCTGGGGTGAGTTCGCCACCGAGCGCGCCGCGTCGATGAAGGTCGACGGACTCGGCTCGACGCGTCCCGTCGAGATCGAGGTGCGCCGCCCCGAAGAAGCCGACGCCATGTTCGACGTCCTCACCTACCAAAAAGGCTCGGCCGTCGTCCGCATGCTCGAGCAGTACCTCGGCGCCGACACGTTCCGCGAGGGCCTGCGGCTCTACATGCGCAAGCACGCGTACAAGAACACCGAGACCACCGACCTGTGGGACGCGCTCGAGGAAGCCAGCGGCCAGCCGGCGCGCTCGATCATGGACACCTGGATCTATCAAGGCGGCTACCCGCTCGTCAGCGCGTCGATCACCGGCAGCTCGCTCGAACTTTCCCAGCGCCGGTTCCGCTACGACGGTGCGGCCGACGACACCGTCTGGGAGATTCCCGTCGTCGTACGCAGCGGCGCAGGCGAACAACGCGTGGTGCTCGGCAAGGACCCGCTCACGCTCACCGTTGCCGGTGACGGTCCCACGGTCGTCAACGCCGGTGGGTGGGGGTTCTTCCGCGTCGCCTACGACGCGTCGCTCACGGCATCGAACGCCCGTGAGCTCGGCGCGTTCAACGAGCTCGAGCGCTACAACCTCGTATCGGACGCATGGGCGGCCACGCTGGCGGGCCAGGCGGACGTCGAGAGCATGCTCGACTTGCTGCCCCACTACCGCGACGAGACCGAGCCAGCGACGTGGACGTTGCTGGCGGAGATCTGCAACGTCTTGCGCCGCGTGCACGACAGCGATGGCCTGCGGACCTACGTGCTCGAGCTGGCGAGCCCCGCCGCCGACCGTCTCGGGTGGACGCGCACGTCGACCGAGCCGGACACCGACGGTCTCGTGCGTGGCACGGTCCTCGAACTGCTCGGCACGGTCGCCCGCGATCCAGGCGTGGTCGCCGAGGCGCGCCGGCGCGTCGACGCCGGCGAACTCACCGGAGACACCCGGCGCGCCGCGCTGCAGACCTACGCGCGCTCGGCCGACGAAGCCAACTTCCAGACGCTGCTCGACGGCATGCGCTCGGCGCAGACTCCACAGGACGAACAGCAGTACCGCTCCGCCCTCGCGGCGGTTGGCCACGAAGCGCTGGCGCGGCGCACGTGTGACCTGTGCACAAGCGAGATCCGCTCACAGGACGTCGCCCTCGTACTGGCATACCTCATGCAAGGTCCGCAGCAAGCGGTGGTGTGGGACTGGATCGAGGCGCACTGGGGCGACGTGCAGCAGCGGCTGCCCTCAAACCTGCACGCTCGCGCCCTGTCCGGCATCACGGCGGTCACCGACGCCGCGCTGGCGGCGCGCATCCGCCCGTTCCTCGAGGCGAATATGCCGGCGGTCGGCGCCAAGACCGTCACGCAGTACCTCGACCTGATGGACGTCACCGTTGCCTTCGCCGGCCGCGCCCGTCACTCCCTCGTTGCGAGGTTCGGCGCCTGA
- a CDS encoding enoyl-CoA hydratase, protein MSDTLLVEVRDCTALLTLNRPAARNALSSELLRALPEAIVAADANDDVDVIVLTGADPAFCAGLDLRELGSSGSNLAGGATSDKEWTTPWPAVSKPVIGAINGPAVTGGFEIALNCDFLIASERAKFGDTHARVGLLPGWGLSVLLPQAVGIRRAREMSLTGNFMDAHEALQFGLVNRVVAHDDLLPVTLSIAADIAGNDQRSVRALLAEYAEITGSIYDDGLRIEAKNAAEWNSRRGGFDPAEVEKRRAAIIERGRKMA, encoded by the coding sequence TTGTCTGACACATTGCTCGTGGAGGTGCGCGACTGCACCGCGCTCCTCACCCTCAACCGTCCGGCGGCGCGCAACGCGCTGTCGTCGGAACTGCTGCGGGCGCTGCCTGAAGCCATCGTGGCGGCCGACGCCAACGACGACGTCGACGTCATCGTCCTCACCGGCGCCGACCCGGCCTTCTGTGCCGGTCTCGACCTTCGTGAACTCGGCTCGTCCGGCAGCAACCTCGCCGGCGGCGCCACCTCCGACAAGGAGTGGACGACGCCGTGGCCGGCGGTGTCCAAGCCCGTCATCGGCGCCATCAACGGTCCGGCGGTCACCGGCGGCTTCGAGATCGCCCTCAACTGCGACTTTCTCATCGCGTCCGAGCGCGCCAAGTTCGGCGACACCCACGCCCGCGTGGGGCTGCTGCCAGGCTGGGGCCTCAGCGTGCTGCTGCCCCAGGCCGTCGGTATCCGCCGGGCGCGGGAGATGTCGCTGACGGGCAACTTCATGGACGCCCACGAGGCGTTGCAGTTCGGTCTCGTCAACCGCGTCGTCGCCCACGACGACCTCTTGCCCGTCACCCTCTCGATCGCCGCCGACATCGCCGGCAACGATCAGCGGTCGGTGCGGGCACTGCTCGCCGAGTACGCCGAGATCACCGGGTCGATCTACGACGACGGCCTGCGCATCGAAGCCAAGAACGCGGCGGAGTGGAACTCGCGCCGCGGCGGCTTCGACCCCGCCGAAGTGGAAAAGCGCCGCGCCGCCATCATCGAGCGCGGCCGCAAGATGGCCTAA
- a CDS encoding GNAT family N-acetyltransferase — protein MAPHWKVEPLDLDNADDVTKAAYLRVAQHSHNEQIPADGPVPDDELWHEVQNITAGSPKHYWGVWDDNRTELAGVTSVHWEDYGDNAEMSWVELDVIPEYRRQKLGASLAQVAIEFAQDNGRPLVGLDACSHVPASWEFLKAIGAEHKLTGRFSMLKFADVDRALLEGWVARAKERAADYELVRWDGPCPDEFVQAFVEEQNVMNTAPTENLELEDEVFTVERQRDREKMQAHRKIEQRTLVARYVPTGEFVAHTDVWLPTRWPTKAYQNDTGVNPAHREKGLGRWLKAQMLLNLMDERPELDNISTWNAGSNDAMLGINYAMGFKTVSEFGEHQVRAHVALEKLAALLA, from the coding sequence ATGGCACCGCACTGGAAGGTCGAGCCGCTCGACCTCGACAACGCCGACGACGTAACCAAAGCGGCCTACCTGCGCGTCGCCCAGCACTCGCACAACGAGCAGATCCCCGCCGACGGCCCCGTCCCCGACGACGAGTTGTGGCACGAGGTGCAGAACATCACCGCCGGTTCCCCCAAGCACTACTGGGGCGTGTGGGACGACAACCGGACCGAGCTGGCGGGTGTCACCTCCGTGCACTGGGAGGACTACGGCGACAACGCCGAGATGTCGTGGGTCGAGCTCGACGTGATTCCCGAGTACCGCCGCCAGAAGCTCGGCGCGTCGCTGGCGCAGGTGGCGATCGAGTTCGCGCAGGACAACGGCCGACCCCTCGTCGGACTCGACGCGTGCAGCCACGTCCCGGCGAGTTGGGAGTTCCTGAAAGCGATCGGCGCCGAGCACAAGCTCACCGGTCGCTTCAGCATGCTCAAGTTCGCCGACGTCGATCGCGCGCTGCTCGAAGGTTGGGTCGCACGCGCCAAAGAACGAGCCGCTGACTACGAGTTGGTGCGCTGGGACGGACCGTGCCCGGACGAGTTCGTGCAGGCGTTCGTGGAGGAACAGAACGTCATGAACACGGCACCGACGGAGAACCTCGAGCTCGAAGACGAAGTCTTCACCGTCGAGCGTCAACGCGACCGCGAGAAGATGCAGGCCCACCGCAAGATCGAGCAGCGCACGCTCGTCGCCCGCTACGTGCCGACCGGCGAGTTCGTCGCCCATACCGACGTGTGGCTGCCGACACGCTGGCCGACCAAGGCGTACCAGAACGACACCGGCGTGAACCCGGCGCACCGCGAGAAGGGCCTCGGGCGCTGGCTCAAGGCGCAGATGTTGCTCAACCTCATGGACGAGCGTCCGGAGCTCGACAACATCTCGACGTGGAACGCCGGCTCCAACGACGCCATGCTCGGCATCAACTACGCCATGGGCTTCAAGACCGTGAGCGAGTTCGGCGAGCACCAGGTGCGCGCCCATGTGGCGCTCGAGAAGTTGGCGGCCCTCCTTGCTTGA
- the nudC gene encoding NAD(+) diphosphatase, whose translation MGFLPHHEPHPEGDYAQGMHILVGRQSVQIVDLSKGDDPFDVPDDGGLYLGHYDTQHVYGHDKEPDAGMPLMALYGKVDDERWTIAGRAVQLIEWRRTHRFCGRCGTPTEAAPPPNHRAMVCPKCGLLAFPRLAPAIIVLVTREEDGKALLGRNANFPVAMYSCLAGFVEPGETMEQAVHREVREEVGIEVKDVRYWGSQPWPFPHSLMLGFRATYASGDVVLEDGEIADAQWYARDDLPMIPPGMSIARRLIDDWVANG comes from the coding sequence ATGGGGTTCCTGCCGCACCACGAACCGCATCCCGAAGGCGATTACGCCCAAGGCATGCACATTCTCGTCGGCCGCCAGAGCGTGCAGATCGTCGACCTGTCCAAGGGCGACGATCCCTTCGACGTCCCCGACGACGGCGGCTTGTACCTCGGTCACTACGACACCCAGCACGTCTACGGCCACGACAAGGAACCCGACGCCGGTATGCCGTTGATGGCGCTGTACGGCAAGGTCGACGACGAACGGTGGACGATCGCCGGCCGCGCCGTGCAGTTGATCGAGTGGCGGCGCACGCACAGGTTCTGCGGCCGCTGCGGCACGCCGACTGAAGCGGCGCCGCCGCCGAACCACCGCGCCATGGTGTGCCCCAAGTGCGGGTTGCTGGCGTTCCCGCGCCTAGCCCCCGCCATCATCGTGCTCGTCACCCGCGAGGAGGACGGCAAGGCGCTGCTCGGCCGCAACGCCAACTTCCCCGTCGCCATGTACTCGTGCCTCGCCGGCTTCGTCGAGCCGGGCGAGACCATGGAGCAGGCGGTGCACCGCGAGGTGCGCGAGGAAGTCGGCATCGAGGTGAAAGACGTGCGCTACTGGGGCAGCCAGCCCTGGCCGTTCCCGCACTCGCTCATGCTCGGGTTCCGGGCGACGTACGCCAGCGGCGACGTCGTGCTCGAAGACGGCGAGATCGCCGACGCCCAGTGGTACGCCCGCGACGACCTGCCGATGATCCCGCCTGGCATGTCCATCGCCCGCCGCCTGATCGACGACTGGGTGGCGAACGGGTAG
- a CDS encoding GNAT family N-acetyltransferase: MNIERWDPQTASDDELREVHAFGEPLALELDPETPPEPFELWRREVLQTSSFAEEKRWLARDTGGVIVGGAFLSLDRSGNNAHRANFDIEVAASQRRRGLGRALLAPVLDAAANDGRTTLTAGAPQGSVGEKFLAAVGTTHAFLDRRSRLRVAAVDEARLDGWIADAKSKAADYSLVFFDGPVPDEYLDAVMKVHEAMNDAPREGLDLEDEHDTREHFRDREARLFARGSRRIQLVARHDPTGELAGFTTISWHPLLPQMAWQWGTAVTREHRGHAIGRWIKAVNYRNLRELNPKAEFVDTWNAGSNQWMLAINDEMGFTPYIWYHAYQGSTESIRKAIA; this comes from the coding sequence GTGAACATCGAAAGGTGGGATCCGCAAACGGCGTCCGACGACGAACTGCGCGAAGTCCACGCCTTCGGCGAGCCGCTCGCCCTGGAACTCGATCCCGAGACGCCACCCGAGCCCTTCGAGTTGTGGCGCCGCGAGGTACTCCAGACGTCATCCTTCGCCGAGGAGAAGCGCTGGCTCGCGCGTGACACCGGAGGCGTCATCGTCGGCGGCGCATTCCTCTCGCTCGACCGCAGCGGCAACAACGCGCACCGCGCGAACTTCGACATCGAAGTCGCCGCGTCGCAGCGGCGGCGGGGCCTAGGCCGGGCGCTCCTCGCGCCCGTCCTCGACGCTGCGGCGAACGACGGGCGCACCACCTTGACCGCAGGAGCGCCGCAGGGAAGCGTCGGCGAGAAGTTTCTCGCCGCAGTGGGCACGACGCATGCGTTTCTCGATCGCCGCAGCCGGCTGCGTGTCGCCGCCGTCGACGAGGCGCGCCTAGACGGCTGGATCGCCGACGCGAAGTCGAAGGCTGCGGACTACTCGCTCGTGTTCTTCGACGGCCCCGTACCCGACGAGTACCTCGATGCAGTGATGAAGGTGCACGAGGCGATGAACGACGCGCCCCGCGAGGGGCTGGACCTCGAAGACGAGCACGACACACGCGAACACTTCCGCGACCGTGAGGCGCGGTTGTTCGCGCGCGGAAGCCGGCGGATCCAGCTCGTCGCCCGGCACGACCCGACAGGAGAGTTGGCAGGGTTCACGACGATTTCGTGGCATCCGCTGTTGCCGCAGATGGCGTGGCAGTGGGGGACCGCGGTGACGCGTGAGCACCGCGGTCACGCGATCGGCCGCTGGATCAAGGCGGTGAACTACCGGAACTTGCGCGAGCTCAATCCCAAGGCGGAGTTCGTCGACACGTGGAACGCCGGCTCCAACCAGTGGATGCTGGCGATCAACGACGAGATGGGGTTCACGCCTTACATCTGGTACCACGCCTACCAGGGGTCGACGGAGTCGATTAGGAAGGCGATCGCGTAG